In the Candidatus Roizmanbacteria bacterium genome, ATTTTTTCGCTTCAGGAAATGAAATGAAAATTCTTCTAGCTAGTCTTCCTATAAATCTGTTTGCTGCACCGGGGCGGATCGTTTGCTCATGAGTTATTACCGGAACATGATTGAGATATGCGGCCACTGCTATGGGAAGTGCAATATAACCTCCAAAAGTAAGGACAACATTCGGCTTCTCTCTTTGAACGATCAAGAGCGCTTTTAAAAACCCTAACGATATTCTGATTACATTGGTTATTGTCTGTAGTGTAAGAGTTCTTGTAAGGCGACCAGCTGGAAGATCTAAAAACGTAAAACCTCTTTTCTTAATCTCCTTAAACTCGAGCGATTCTGAAGAGTCAGATGATAGTGCAAATTTGCGGCCTACGAACACAACCTCAGCGTTTTTAAGCTCATCAGCCACTGCCAAAGCAGGCGTTATATGTCCACCGGTAATTAGTACTTTCATATTATTTAATGTGTCCTTTCTTGCGGATATTTAATAATATCCCAATCATCGCAAAAGAAATGAGGAGATTAGAGCCTCCATAAGAAATGAACGGTAGAGGCACACCTGTTAATGGCATCAAACCGACCATACCTCCGAGATTAACGACAATTTGAATACTAAAATATACAAAAATTCCTCCAGCCAGTAGCCTTGCAAAGCGGTCAGGGGCTTTATAGGCAATTTCGTAGATTTTATAGATCAATACAATTAACGCAAAAATAAGCATCGCAGATCCAACAAATCCAAATTCCTCTCCAATGATCGCGAATATCGAATCGGTGTGAGCTTCTGGTAGATAAAGAAATTTTTGACGTGATGCTCCGAACCCAAGTCCGAATAATCCCCCGTTCTGAAGTGATATAGCTATTTGATTTACATGGTATCCGATTCCTAACGGATCGAGTGATGGATTAAGAAACGCGTTAAACCTTCTCATGCGGTAAGGAGAAATTTTAGTTAGTACATAAAATCCTATTAATGAAGCTGGAAGGAGCAATACTAGGTATCCTAACTGAGTTCCTGCAAGGTAGTACATAACTATGCTGAGTATAAAAATCATGGTGGCGGTTCCAAGATCTGGTTGAAGAATTATGATGAAGACTAAAAAACCTAGCAGTGAAATAAAAGGAACAAATCGCTTTTTTTCTCGATTCATAAACCATGAAGCAAGATAGATAATTACACTGAACTTAGCCAGCTCAGTAGGCTGAATATTGAAAAAGCCAAAGTTGATCCAGCTTTGAGCACCTCCCGCTGTACTTCCCAGACCTGGTAAAAGTACTAACATCAACATTCCTATCGTGGTCATCATTGCTGGGAACGAAAGGTAGTATAGTTTTTTGTAATCAAAAAATGAGAAAAACATCATTCCCACAATACCGAGACCTATCCAAACTGCCTGAAGTTTAAAATAATGAAAGCTGTCGCCAAATTCTTGCAAAGCTCTAACCGACGATGACTCAAAAACAAAAAGAAGACCTAATAGCGATAGAACTATTGGGAGATATATAATAGAACTTTTCTTATGAACTGTGGTTTTCCTCAGCCTCGCAAATCTTTCCGACATACTTAATTCTACTTGAGGAATGCAAGCATGAGGCCGAAGACGGAGAAGAGTATAGATATGAGCCAAAATCGCATAACAATCTTGGACTCTTCCCATCCCTTTAGTTGAAGATAGAGATGAAAAGGCGCAACTGCAAAAAGTTTTTTTCCTCTTAGTTTTTTGCTCATCAACTGCAAAAACGAACTAACGATCTCTACTAAAAAAATTCCACCTATGATTGGCAGACTGAAGGACTTGCCAAGAATTAGACCTATCACTGCAAATAAAGCGCCAAATGAAAGCGAACCGGCATCACCTAGGAATATGCGAGCAGGCGGAATATTAAAGTACAGAAATGCCATCAATCCTCCAAGCCAAATCCCAATAAACAAAGACGTGGGCACATCAATGATAGAGGCCGCTATGATCCAGAAACTCGCAAGAGAAATCATGAGAATTCCAGTCGCCAGACCGTCCAGCCCGTCCGTAATATTGACCGCGTTGGAGAAAGCAACAATGGTAAAGGCTGCAAATGCAATATAAAAATAAGAAATGTCAAAAACTCCAAAGAATGGGACATGTACGAAGTGAATGTGAAGATCTGCATAGAGCCAGTAGGAAATCACGAGAGCCAACAATATCTCAATGAGAAGTTTAAACTTCAGCGTCACGCCAAAGAAATTGAACTTCTTCCAGAAAAATATTTTCGCAAGATCATCGTACACGCCCAACAGACCAAAGCTGAGAATGGTAAAGAGAAGTATCTTAGACTCAGCGAACAGAGATGGGAAGTTCGACTGAAGAGGGATCTTAAAGATACTAAACATCGACAGGAAGAGAAGATATAAAAGAACGGTAGAGGTAATAACGAGAAGTCCCCCTCCAACCGGTGTTCCTGCTTTATGCTTATTGAACTTATCAAAGATTGGCGTAAGCTTATTGAATGCGTCTTTGGTCTTCTGCTCCGCTCGTTGCATCTTGGTCTTGTAGAGAAAGTTGATGAACGGAACGATAAGAATCACGTTGACGATGAAGGATATGAAGGTGGCAAAGAGATATATTGGCATTTATTAAAGTCCGAGTAATAAAAGAATTCTAGGAACGAAGATTATACCAGCTATCACAAGAGCACCTAGGGAAAAGATAAGCATGGCCGCTGCTGATACATCTTTTGCAAACTTGATATCCTCTCTCCATTCCTTATCGATAGCATCTGTCGTAAGTTCAATTGCGGTGTTTATTGCCTCAACCATTATGCCGATGACAATCAGACTCAGGATAAGGAGAAACTCAAAATATGAGATATGAAGGAACCATGAAGCGAGGAGGGCAAGAACAGAAAAGAGAAAATGAATTCGGTAGTTGATCTGTGTCTTAAAAGCCCATACCATTCCTTCGTATGCATGCCGTATTGAGATTGTATGTTTCTTAATCATTGGTAAGTTATATTTTTTATAAACTGAGAAATAAGAACTAAGAACTAAAAACTAAGAAATAAATAAAATTATACTCTTTTCAATTTACCACCAATACCAGATATTTTTTCGACAATATTTTCATAGCCTCTTTCAAGTATGCTTGCATTACTAACCACCGTCTCACCCTTAGCTATCAGAGCGGCAATGAGTAATGTTGCGCCAGCACGAAGATCTGAAATATTTATTGCACCAGAATGAAGAGGTGCTCCCCCAGTAATACTAATTTTTTGCTTTAGAGTTTTTGTGTCATCGGCATTGAAGTGATAGATTGTCTTTTTATCAGATTCTGAGGTCTCGACATATTCTATTTGAGCACCTAGTTTAAGCAGTTCATCGACGTAGGAAAATCTGTTTTCAAAGACCGTCTCATGAATTGTCGAAATTCCATTGGACTGTGTCATCAAGACAGCCCAGTTTGGCTGCCAATCGGTCATAAACCCAGGATGAGGTTCGGTGACTATTGAAACCGGAAGAATATTTTCACGGTAGGAATACTTGATCGAGTCTTCCAACTCCTCTACTAAAACTCCTACCTTTTTCATTGCCTCATTGAAGGTCGTGAGATACTCGGCTTTCAGGCCGTGAATCTCTACCCAACCTTTCGTGGCAACGGCTAAGATCGCGAAGGTAACGGCCTCATTCCGATCACAAAATATGAAATGGTTTTGCCTGTTTGAGCGATCTAACTCCAGTTACAATAATGGACGTTCCCATTCTTTCTATCTTTGCTCCTGCCTCATTCAAAAACTTGATCAGCTCGTCTATCTAAGGTTCAAGGGCTGCATTTTCAATCATGATCGTCTGTGAACCGATGGCTGCAATCATAATGAGCAGTTCGGTGCCCGTATGTGTTGGTTTAGCAAACTTGTACGAACCGTTTGGTTCAGTAGGAAGCTTAGCATCATAATATCCATCCTCAGAATGATACTCAGTAGTTACACCTAATGCCTCCATACCCTGAACAATTCTATCGATCGGCCGCATGCCAATTCTACAACCACCTGGATTTGGGATTCTGCACTCTTTAAATTTGTGAAGTAATGGCGCAAAAAGTAAAAAAGATGCACGA is a window encoding:
- a CDS encoding diacylglycerol kinase family protein, which produces MIKKHTISIRHAYEGMVWAFKTQINYRIHFLFSVLALLASWFLHISYFEFLLILSLIVIGIMVEAINTAIELTTDAIDKEWREDIKFAKDVSAAAMLIFSLGALVIAGIIFVPRILLLLGL
- the ftsW gene encoding putative lipid II flippase FtsW; amino-acid sequence: MSERFARLRKTTVHKKSSIIYLPIVLSLLGLLFVFESSSVRALQEFGDSFHYFKLQAVWIGLGIVGMMFFSFFDYKKLYYLSFPAMMTTIGMLMLVLLPGLGSTAGGAQSWINFGFFNIQPTELAKFSVIIYLASWFMNREKKRFVPFISLLGFLVFIIILQPDLGTATMIFILSIVMYYLAGTQLGYLVLLLPASLIGFYVLTKISPYRMRRFNAFLNPSLDPLGIGYHVNQIAISLQNGGLFGLGFGASRQKFLYLPEAHTDSIFAIIGEEFGFVGSAMLIFALIVLIYKIYEIAYKAPDRFARLLAGGIFVYFSIQIVVNLGGMVGLMPLTGVPLPFISYGGSNLLISFAMIGILLNIRKKGHIK